GGCCCGCAGGTTCTTCGCCTTGCCGACGTAGATGACCCGACCGGTGCCGTCGCGGAACCGGTAGACCCCCGGGGACTCCGGGATGGTGCCGGGCGCGGGGCGGTAGGTCGACGGATCTGCCACCCTGCCGACACTAGCCCCCACCACCGACAACCTCTCGCACGGTTCCCGGGGTATCGACTTCTTCCGATATCGACAGGCGTCGCTTACCATCCGGTAAGTGAAGGTTCTTCACGTCACCGCCGGTCACCCGTCCCGCGTCATGATCCCCAGCCGCCGGAGGATCACCATGCCCCGTCCCACCACCACCCGACTCCTGGCCGCCGCGACCACCGCCGTCGGCGTGGCCGCCCTGCTCGTGGCCACCCCCACCCCGTCCACCGCGACACCCGCCGATGCGACGCCCGCCGCAGCGCCCGCCACCGCCGCCGCGCCCGGGGACTACTGCCTCGGGCAGTGCGCGGAGATCCTGCCGCCGGGCCAGAACGGCAACGCGACCCTGGTCGAGATCCTCGCCCACCAGACCCTCGGCACCCTCCCCCGGCACTCCGCCGACCAGCTCGGCCGCTACGCCGACCTGGTCTACGGCTACGCCGGGCTGCGCGAGGACCAGATCGACCGGTTCTTCCACGACGCCTCCTTCGGGGTCCCGGCCGGACAGGTCGAACGCTCCTACTCACCCCGCGCCGACGTGCGCATCGTGCGGGACCGGGCCACCGGCGTACCGCACGTCACCGGCACCACCCGGGGCGGCACCATGTACGGGGCCGGGTACGCCGGCGCCGAGGACCGGCTGTTCACCATGGACCTGCTCCGGCACGTCGGCCGGGGCACGTTGACCCCGTTCGCCGGGGGCGCACCGGGCAACCGGGCCCTGGAACAGAGCGTCTGGCGCACCTCGCCGTACACCGAGGCCGACCTGACCGCCCAGGTCGAGGCGCTGCGCGCCAAGGGCCCGCGCGGCCAGCAGCTCTACACCGACGTGCAGGAGTACATCGCCGGCATCAACGCCTACATCGGCGTCTGCATGTCCCGCCGCAACTGCCCAGGCGAGTACGTGCTGACCGGGCACCTCGACGCGATCACCAACGCCGGCGGCCCGGAGCCGTTCCAGCTGACCGACCTGATCGCCATCGCCGGGGTGGTGGGTGGCCTCTTCGGCGGCGGAGGTGGCACCGAGATGCAGTCCGCGCTGGTCCGCATCGCCGCCCGGGCCCGCTACGGGCCGGCCGAGGGCGACCGGGTGTGGGCCGGCTTCCGCAACGAGAACGACCCCGAGACGGTGCTGACCCTGCACGACGGGCAGAGCTTCCGCTACGGCGACGCCGACCCGGACGCGCCGAGCGTGGTGCTGCCCGACGCCGGCACCGCCACCGTCGAACCGATCTTCACCGACCCGACCGGCTCCGCCCGTACCACCGCCGGCACCGGACGCGGCTCCGAGCTGGCCGCCGCGCTGTCCGGGCTGACCATCGACCCGGCGCACCGGGGAATGTCCAACGCGGCCGTGGTCTCCGCCGCACACTCCGCCACCGGCCACCCGATCGCGGTCTTCGGCCCGCAGACCGGCTACTTCTCGCCGCAGTTGCTCATGGTGCAGGAACTGCAGGGCCCCGGCATCAGCGCCCGGGGGGCCGCGTTCGCCGGGCTCAACCTGTACGTGCTGCTCGGTCGGGGACAGGACTACGCCTGGAGCGCCACCTCGTCGGTGCACGACATCACCGACACCTACGCGGTGCCGCTCTGCACCGCCGACGGCAGTACCCCCACCCTGGCCAGCAACCGGTACCGGTACCGGGGGCAGTGCCTGGCCATGGAGGAGCTGTCCCGGGTCAACCGGTGGACCCCGACGGTCGCCGACGGCACGCCGCCCGGGTCGTACAAGCTGGTCTCCTGGCGGACCCGGCTCGGCCTGGTCGGCTGGCGGGCCATGGTGGACGGCCAACCGCACGCCTTCACCCAGCTGCGCTCCACCTACCGGCACGAGGCCGACTCAGCGATCGGCTTCCAGATGTTCAACGACCCCGCCCAGATGGGCTCCGCGGCGGCCTTCCGCACCTCGGCCCAGAACGTCGAGTACGCGTTCAACTGGTTCTACGTCAACTCCACCGAGTCGGGGTACTACAACTCGGGCCTCAACCCGTTGCGCGCCGACGGTACGAACCCGAACCTGCCGATGCGGGCCGACCCGGCGTACGAGTGGCAGGGTTTCGACCCGACGACGAACACCGCCCGCTACGCGCCCGCCGCCGCCCACCCGCAGTCGACCGACCAGGACTACTACGTCAGCTGGAACAACAAGCAGGCGAAGGACTTCGGTGCGGCCGACGGCAACTTCAGCTTCGGCGCGGTGCACCGCGCCGACCTGCTCGACCGGCCGTTGAAGGCGGCGATCGCGGCGGGGCGCACCTTCGACCGGGCCTCGCTGACCGAGCTGGTGCAGCGGGCCGGCCTGACCGACCTGCGCGGGGCCGAGGTGCTCGACGAGCTGATCCGGGTGCTGGAGAGCCAACCCGTCGGTGACCCCGCGCTGGCCGCCGAGATCGGTCGACTCAGGGCGTGGCGGGCCGACGGCGCGCTGCGGGTGGAGACCGCCAAGGGCAGCCGGGTGTACCGGCACGCCGAGGCGATCCGGACCTTCGACGCCTGGTGGCCGCTGCTGGTCCGGGCGATGTTCCGGGCCCCGCTCGGCGCGGAGCTCTACCAGGCGCTCGTCGACACCCTCCAGGTCAACGAGTCACCCTCCGGCCACCAGCGGGGCGACACCTCCACCCTGCCCACCTCGGCCAGCACCGCCCAGACCCACAAGGGCTCGGCTTTCCAGTACGGCTGGTGGGGCTATGTCGACAAGGACCTGCGTGCGGTGCTCGGCGAGCCGGTGGCCGGCGGTCCGGGGCGTACCCACTGCGGTGGGGGCAGCCTGACCGGCTGCCGGCAGCTGCTGCTCGACACCCTGGCCACGGCGGCGGCGACCCCGGCGACCGTCACCTACCCCGGCGACGACAGCTGCCCCGCAGGCGACCAGTGGTGCGCCGACGCGATCGTCCAGGCGCCGCTGGGCGGCATCACCCACGCCACCATCGCCTGGCAGAACCGCCCCACCTACCAGCAGGTCGTCTCCTTCCCCACCCAACGGTAAGGAAGGGCCCCTGCTTAACGCTTTCGGTATAGCAGGGGCCCCTTCTTAACCTGAGGGGAGCGCGGGACCGGCTCGGCTAGGCCAGGGTGATGTCCTCGCCGGAGACGGTGACCTCCTTGGCGGCCAGCGGCCTGGTGGCCGGGCCGCCCTGGACCGAGCCGTCGGTGATGGAGAACTTGCTGCCGTGGCAGGTGCAGTTGATGGTGCCGCCGTCGACGTTGGACACCGGGCAGTTCTGGTGGGTACAGATCGGGTCGAAGGCCTTGAACTCCCCCGCGGTGGGTTGGGTGACGACCACGCCCTGCGGGGCGAAGACCTTCCCGCCGCCGACCGGGATGTCGGCGGTCTTGGCCAGCACCGCCGCGCCGTCGCCGGGGGAACCGTCGCCCCCGGTGGAGCCGTCGCCGTCGGGCTCGTTGTCGGTGGTCGCGGTGGGCCGGTCGCTGCCGCAGGCGGTCAGCACGACGGCCGCCCCGAGGGCACCGGCCCCCGCCAGCAGGGTCCGCCGCGTCTGCGTGACCGGGGCGTCGAACACCTGGTCGTCACTCATGTCTGGCTCCCTCTCTCGGCTGCCGCACCGTGGTGATCGCGGCCTCTCCTGCGTACACGGATGGTGATGGGACCCAGTTCACCCCGAAAGCCTGGGAAATGCCTGAGTGGCCCGTGGTTGTCCGGTCAGCGGGCCTTGGCGGGAGTCCGGCGGGTCGACCGCGACGGGCCGTTGGCGGCACCGGCCGCCTTGCCGGCGCCGTCGGCCGCCGCACCAACCGTCTTACCGGCACCGTCGACCACCGCGGCACCAGCGGCCTTGCCGGCACCAGCAGCCTTGCCGGTGCCATCGGCCTTGCCGGCACCAGCAGCGCGGCCGGCCTTGGTGCCGGTGGCCTTGGTGCCGGTGGCCTTGGTGCCGGTGGCCTTGGTGGCCTTGGTGCTGGTGGCCTTGGTGGCCTTGGTGCCGTTGGCCCTGGCCGCCCGGGTGGTGGCCGCCGCCGCGCCCCGGGCTGCGCCGTCGAGCTTGAGCACCGGACGCAGGAACTGACCGGTGTGGCTCTCGGCGACCTCGGCGACCTCCTCCGGGGTGCCGGTGGCCAGCACCAGACCGCCCCGGTGCCCACCCTCGGGCCCCATGTCGATCAACCAGTCGGCGGTCTTGATCACGTCGAGGTTGTGCTCGATGGTGATCACCGTGTTGCCCTTGTCGACCAGGCCCTCCAGGACCATCAGCAGCTTGCGGATGTCCTCGAAGTGCAGCCCGGTGGTCGGCTCGTCGAGCACGTAGACGGTCCGCCCGGTGGAGCGCTTCTGCAGCTCCGAGGCGAGCTTGACCCGCTGCGCCTCGCCACCGGAGAGCGTCGGCGCGCTCTGACCCAACCGGACGTAGCCCAGACCGACGTCGACAAGCGTCTTCAGATGCCGGTGGATGGCCGGGATGGCGGAGAAGAACTCGGCCGCCTCCTCGATCGGCATCTCCAGCACGTCGGAGACGGTCTTGCCCTTGTAGTGCACCTCCAGGGTCTCCCGGTTGTACCGGGCGCCCTTGCACACCTCGCAGGGCACGTACACGTCGGGCAGGAAGTTCATCTCGATCTTCAGGGTGCCGTCGCCGGAGCAGGCCTCGCAGCGGCCACCCTTGACGTTGAACGAGAACCGGCCCGGCCCGTACCCCCGGACCTTGGCCTCGGTGGTCTCGGCGAAGAGCTTCCGGACGTGGTCCCAGACCCCGGTGTAGGTGGCGGGGTTGGAGCGCGGGGTCCGGCCGATCGGCGACTGGTCCACGCCGACGACCTTGTCCACGTGCTCCAGGCCACTGACCCGGGTGTGCCGGCCGGGCACCAGCCGGGCGCCGTTGATCTGGTTGGCCAGCACCGCGTAGAGGATGTCGTTGACAAGCGTCGACTTGCCGGAGCCGCTGACCCCGGTGACCGCGATCAGCTGACCGAGCGGGAACGACACGTTCAGGTTGCGCAGGTTGTGCTCCCGGGCGCCGTGCACCACCAGCTCCCGGCCGGCGGTCTGCGGACGCCGCCGCGCCGGGGTGGGGATCTCCCGCCGCCCGGACAGGTACGCCCCGGTCACCGACTCCGGGTTGGTCAGCAGCTCCGGCACCGAGCCGGAGTGCACGATCCGACCGCCGTGCTCGCCCGCGCCGGGGCCGATGTCGACGATCCAGTCGGCGGTGCGGATGGTGTCCTCGTCGTGCTCCACCACGATCAGCGTGTTGCCGAGCCCGCGCAGCCGGATCAGCGTCTCGATCAGCCGGTGGTTGTCCCGCTGGTGCAGGCCGATCGACGGCTCGTCGAGCACGTAGAGGACACCGACCAGGCCGGAGCCGATCTGGGTGGCCAGCCGGATGCGCTGGGCCTCCCCGCCGGAGAGGGTGCCGGCCGCCCGGTCCAGGGAGAGGTAGTCCAGGCCCACGTCGAGCAGGAACCGCAGCCGGGCGTTGATCTCCTTGAGCACCCGCTCGGCGATCATCTTCTGCCGGTCGGTCAACTCGATGCCGGCCAGCAGGTCGGCCGCCTCCCCCACCGACAGGTTGCAGACCTCGGCGATGCTGCGGCCGGCCAGGGTGACCGCGAGCACCTCCGGCTTGAGCCGGGCCCCGCCGCAGGCCGCGCAGGGCACGTCACGCATGTAGCCCTCGTACTTCTCCCGGGACCACTCGCTCTCGGTGTCGGTGTGCCGGCGTTCGATCCACTGCACCACGCCCTCGAAGCCGGTGAAGTAGGAGCGCTCGCGGCCGTACTTGTTGCGGTACCGCACGTGCACCTGGTCGTCGGAGCCGTGCAGGATCGTCTTCTGCGCCCGCGACGGCAGCGCCCGCCAGGGCGTGTCCAGGTCGAAGTGCTCGGCGTCGCCGAGGGCCTCCAGCAGCCGGAGGAAGTACTCCAGGGTCTGCCCGCCGGACCAGGGCTGGATGGCGCCCTCCCGCAGGGACCGCTCCGGATCGGGAATGAGCAGCTCCGGGTCGACCTCCTTCTTGGTGCCCAGACCGGTGCACTCCGGGCAGGCGCCGTAGGGCGCGTTGAAGGAGAAGACCCGGGGTTCCAGGTCCTCGATCGCCAGGGGATGGTCGTTGGGGCAGGCCAGGTGCTCGGAGTAACGCCGCTCCCGGTCCGGGTCGTCCTCGGCCAGGTCGACGAAGTCGAGCAGTACGATGCCGCCGGCGAGCCCGAGGGCGGCCTCCACCGAGTCGGTCAGCCGCTGCTTGGCGCTGGCCTTGACGGTGAGCCGGTCGATCACCACCTCGATGGTGTGCTTCTCCTGCTTCTTGAGCTTCGGCGGCTCGGTCAGCGGGTGCACCACCCCGTCGATGCGGGCCCGGGCGTAGCCCTTGGACTGCAGCTCGGCGAAGAGGTCGACGTACTCGCCCTTGCGGCCCCGGATCACCGGGGCGAGCACCATGAACCGGGTGCCCTCGGCCATGGCGAGGACCCGGTCGACGATCTGCTGGGGGCTCTGCCGGGAGATCAGCTCCCCGCAGACCGGGCAGTGCGGCACCCCGACCCGGGCGAAGAGCAGCCGCAGGTAGTCGTAGACCTCGGTGATCGTGCCCACGGTGGAGCGCGGGTTGCGGGAGGTGGACTTCTGGTCGATGGACACCGCCGGGCTGAGGCCCTCGATGAAGTCGACGTCCGGTTTGTCCATCTGGCCGAGGAACTGCCTGGCGTACGACGACAGCGACTCCACGTACCGACGCTGCCCCTCGGCGAAGATCGTGTCGAAGGCCAGGCTGGACTTGCCCGAGCCGGAGAGCCCGGTGAACACGATCAGGGCGTCCCGAGGCAGGTCGAGACTCACGTCACGCAGGTTGTGCTCGCGCGCGCCACGGATGATCAG
Above is a window of Micromonospora yangpuensis DNA encoding:
- a CDS encoding penicillin acylase family protein codes for the protein MPRPTTTRLLAAATTAVGVAALLVATPTPSTATPADATPAAAPATAAAPGDYCLGQCAEILPPGQNGNATLVEILAHQTLGTLPRHSADQLGRYADLVYGYAGLREDQIDRFFHDASFGVPAGQVERSYSPRADVRIVRDRATGVPHVTGTTRGGTMYGAGYAGAEDRLFTMDLLRHVGRGTLTPFAGGAPGNRALEQSVWRTSPYTEADLTAQVEALRAKGPRGQQLYTDVQEYIAGINAYIGVCMSRRNCPGEYVLTGHLDAITNAGGPEPFQLTDLIAIAGVVGGLFGGGGGTEMQSALVRIAARARYGPAEGDRVWAGFRNENDPETVLTLHDGQSFRYGDADPDAPSVVLPDAGTATVEPIFTDPTGSARTTAGTGRGSELAAALSGLTIDPAHRGMSNAAVVSAAHSATGHPIAVFGPQTGYFSPQLLMVQELQGPGISARGAAFAGLNLYVLLGRGQDYAWSATSSVHDITDTYAVPLCTADGSTPTLASNRYRYRGQCLAMEELSRVNRWTPTVADGTPPGSYKLVSWRTRLGLVGWRAMVDGQPHAFTQLRSTYRHEADSAIGFQMFNDPAQMGSAAAFRTSAQNVEYAFNWFYVNSTESGYYNSGLNPLRADGTNPNLPMRADPAYEWQGFDPTTNTARYAPAAAHPQSTDQDYYVSWNNKQAKDFGAADGNFSFGAVHRADLLDRPLKAAIAAGRTFDRASLTELVQRAGLTDLRGAEVLDELIRVLESQPVGDPALAAEIGRLRAWRADGALRVETAKGSRVYRHAEAIRTFDAWWPLLVRAMFRAPLGAELYQALVDTLQVNESPSGHQRGDTSTLPTSASTAQTHKGSAFQYGWWGYVDKDLRAVLGEPVAGGPGRTHCGGGSLTGCRQLLLDTLATAAATPATVTYPGDDSCPAGDQWCADAIVQAPLGGITHATIAWQNRPTYQQVVSFPTQR
- a CDS encoding Rieske (2Fe-2S) protein — protein: MSDDQVFDAPVTQTRRTLLAGAGALGAAVVLTACGSDRPTATTDNEPDGDGSTGGDGSPGDGAAVLAKTADIPVGGGKVFAPQGVVVTQPTAGEFKAFDPICTHQNCPVSNVDGGTINCTCHGSKFSITDGSVQGGPATRPLAAKEVTVSGEDITLA